The proteins below are encoded in one region of Homo sapiens chromosome 8, GRCh38.p14 Primary Assembly:
- the GML gene encoding glycosyl-phosphatidylinositol-anchored molecule-like protein precursor produces the protein MLLFALLLAMELPLVAASATMRAQWTYSLRCHDCAVINDFNCPNIRVCPYHIRRCMTISIRINSRELLVYKNCTNNCTFVYAAEQPPEAPGKIFKTNSFYWVCCCNSMVCNAGGPTNLERDMLPDEVTEEELPEGTVRLGVSKLLLSFASIIVSNILP, from the exons ATGCTCCTCTTTGCCTTACTCCTAGCCATGGAGCTCCCATTGGTGGCAGCCAGTGCCACCATGCGCGCTCAGT GGACTTACAGTTTGAGATGCCATGACTGTGCGGTCATAAATGACTTCAACTGTCCCAACATTAGAGTATGTCCGTATCATATTAGGCGCTGTATGACAATCTCCATTC GCATAAATTCTCGTGAACTACTTGTTTATAAGAACTGTACAAACAACTGCACATTTGTATATGCAGCTGAACAGCCTCCTGAAGCCCCAGGAAAAATCTTCAAAACTAATAGCTTCTACTGGGTTTGTTGTTGTAATAGCATGGTTTGCAATGCAGGAGGACCTACTAATCTTGAAAGGGACATGTTACCCGATGAAGTAACTGAGGaggagcttccagaaggaactgTGAGGCTGGGGGTATCAAAACTGTTGCTGAGTTTTGCCTCTATCATAGTCAGCAATATATTGCCATGA